From the genome of Triticum aestivum cultivar Chinese Spring chromosome 3B, IWGSC CS RefSeq v2.1, whole genome shotgun sequence, one region includes:
- the LOC123064979 gene encoding EPIDERMAL PATTERNING FACTOR-like protein 3 yields the protein MCGARRQRRTPRERDVAAWFFFLACCLLVLAVSRAEEPRASPVSGRGGGEEQRLSRVGSRPPCCVCERRCGGCAPCTAVQVRAGVGPLCANYEPVRWKCKCGDAVFDP from the exons ATGTGCGGGGCTCGGCGGCAGCGGCGCACGCCGCGGGAGCGGGACGTGGCGGCTTGGTTCTTCTTCCTCGCCTGCTGCCTCCTTGTGCTCGCCGTGTCTAGAGCAGAGGAGCCGCGCGCATCGCCG GtgagcgggagaggaggaggggaggagcagcGGCTGAGCAGGGTGGGGTCGAGGCCGCCGTGCTGCGTGTGCGAGCGGAGGTGCGGCGGCTGCGCGCCGTGCACGGCCGTGCAGGTCCGCGCCGGAGTCGGGCCGCTGTGCGCCAACTACGAGCCCGTCAGGTGGAAGTGCAAGTGCGGCGACGCCGTCTTCGACCCATGA